A region from the Paraurantiacibacter namhicola genome encodes:
- the holA gene encoding DNA polymerase III subunit delta yields the protein MKLTQRDFRQGAARAASECRIFFFCGPDEAGASAAANAIAGLIEDPGERVEFSGADMRSDPVRLVDEARSSSLFGDKRHLFIRASGEEAHEGLKLLTAAIDMGEGDGACPVLVHATSATDKSRTAKLLAGRKDALVAMFYPPDLRDMAREVRQMAGAAGLTLSGDIAERIARGCGLDARLAQSEVTKLALYLGADPQSPKQASVEALEEIGAVTEEDGFQPVVDAVLGGQVRRLPAEIARMRELSLNPVGLLLAMERRAAQLAGLAGRLGRRPDVQAFMNEEKQARRIFFKDQRALAQQLERWRGRNLERLVDRLTALHRQLLTNSQAAELLLAQELTQIARFAARKR from the coding sequence ATGAAGCTGACCCAGCGCGACTTCCGCCAAGGTGCAGCGCGCGCGGCGTCGGAATGCCGCATCTTCTTCTTCTGCGGGCCGGACGAGGCAGGCGCCAGCGCCGCCGCCAATGCCATTGCCGGGCTGATCGAGGACCCGGGCGAGCGGGTGGAATTTTCCGGCGCGGATATGCGCAGCGATCCCGTGCGGCTGGTGGACGAGGCGCGCAGTTCCTCGCTGTTCGGGGACAAGCGCCACCTCTTCATCCGCGCCTCGGGCGAGGAAGCGCATGAGGGGCTGAAACTGCTCACCGCAGCCATCGACATGGGCGAAGGCGACGGCGCCTGCCCCGTGCTGGTCCATGCGACCTCCGCCACGGACAAGAGCCGCACCGCCAAGCTGCTGGCCGGGCGAAAGGATGCGCTGGTGGCGATGTTCTATCCGCCCGACCTGCGCGACATGGCGCGCGAGGTGCGCCAGATGGCGGGCGCTGCGGGCCTGACGCTGAGCGGCGACATCGCCGAACGCATCGCCCGCGGCTGCGGACTGGATGCGCGGCTGGCCCAGTCCGAGGTCACCAAGCTGGCGCTTTACCTCGGCGCGGATCCGCAATCGCCCAAGCAGGCGAGCGTGGAGGCGCTGGAGGAAATCGGCGCGGTGACCGAGGAAGACGGTTTCCAGCCGGTGGTCGATGCGGTGCTGGGCGGGCAGGTTCGCAGGCTGCCGGCAGAGATAGCCCGCATGCGCGAACTCTCGTTGAACCCCGTCGGCCTGCTGCTGGCCATGGAACGCCGCGCGGCGCAACTGGCAGGTCTGGCCGGCAGGCTCGGCCGCAGGCCCGACGTGCAGGCCTTCATGAACGAGGAGAAGCAGGCGCGCCGCATCTTCTTCAAGGACCAGCGCGCACTGGCCCAGCAGCTGGAACGCTGGCGCGGCCGCAATCTGGAACGGCTGGTGGACCGGCTGACCGCGCTGCACCGCCAGCTGCTGACAAACAGCCAGGCCGCCGAACTGCTGCTGGCGCAAGAATTGACCCAGATCGCCCGTTTCGCCGCAAGAAAACGCTGA
- the lptE gene encoding LPS assembly lipoprotein LptE — protein sequence MRLLAALLLLGTLAACGLRPVYSGGAQGQVAQGLAAVEVPAIAGRAGWLVRNALTDRLDPAGSNPTPRYRLDVLLDDKLEGLGLLTDDTIGRERRTLRARYQLVDLETGEIVLDATAGSDAGIDVVSSEYATIAAEERALENLALEVADQITARVALFLGETR from the coding sequence ATGAGGCTGCTCGCCGCCCTCCTCCTGCTCGGCACGCTGGCGGCGTGCGGCCTGCGCCCGGTCTATTCCGGCGGGGCTCAGGGGCAGGTGGCGCAGGGCCTTGCCGCAGTGGAGGTGCCTGCCATCGCGGGGCGTGCCGGCTGGCTGGTGCGCAATGCGCTGACCGACCGGCTGGACCCGGCCGGCAGCAATCCTACCCCGCGCTATCGGCTCGACGTGCTGCTGGATGACAAGCTGGAAGGCCTTGGCCTGCTGACCGATGACACCATCGGCCGCGAACGCCGCACGCTGCGGGCGCGCTACCAGCTGGTGGACCTGGAGACGGGCGAGATCGTGCTGGACGCCACTGCAGGCTCGGATGCCGGGATCGACGTCGTCTCCAGCGAATATGCCACCATCGCGGCGGAGGAACGCGCGCTGGAAAACCTGGCGCTGGAAGTGGCGGACCAGATCACCGCACGCGTCGCCCTGTTTTTGGGCGAAACGCGGTAA
- the leuS gene encoding leucine--tRNA ligase translates to MTDQRFNPSRADGRWQRAWDEARLFEADSDSPKPKSYVLEMFPYPSGRIHIGHVRNYTMGDVLARYKKLKGHEVLHPMGWDAFGMPAENAAMEKGVHPGGWTRENIANMKAQLKRLGFALDWSREFATCDPEYYGHEQALFIALYEAGLVYRKESEVNWDPVDMTVLANEQVIDGKGWRSGAEVEKRKLNQWFLKITDFADDLLEGLGNLEDWPDKVRLMQENWIGKSQGLEFSFDLSNGETLPVYTTRPDTIFGASFVAVAADHPVAQSLGSDAARDFIALCKRGGTTAAELETAEKLGFDTGITARHPFTETELPVYIANFVLMDYGTGAIMAVPGHDQRDFDFATKYGLPIPRVVAPSVEEAAKPFDGEAEAGEGVLVNSDFLDGMEVEAAKREIIARIEEQGAGQGKTVWRLRDWGVSRQRYWGTPIPFIHCSDCGVVPAPLDSLPITLPEDVDFQTPGNPLLRHATWKHVDCPKCGGKAERETDTLDTFVDSSWYFLRFASQPADRPFDPAEVAKWLPVEQYIGGIEHAILHLLYARFWTRALAHVGMIDVKEPFASLFTQGMVTHETYQLPVDVVVDGKVVKTVKAWLAPDEVEARDGVVVDKVGKRPVEIGRVIKMSKSKKNVVDPDTIIAQYGADAVRWFMLSDSPPERDLPWSEAGIEGCSRFVNRLWRLFGQFEAEATGEDKPLARKTHQTIAAVAEDIEALAFNKAVARLYELASATEKAAPSASRSEAIRAMLVMASPMMPHLAEEANAEFFGGGELVAAGHWPQVDESLLVEDEVTIAVQHMGKLRDTVTAPKGASKEDLEALALASEKVQRSIDGAEIRKVIVVPDRLVNIVA, encoded by the coding sequence ATGACAGACCAACGTTTCAATCCGTCGCGGGCCGACGGGCGGTGGCAGCGTGCGTGGGACGAAGCGCGCCTGTTCGAGGCCGACAGCGATTCGCCCAAGCCCAAGAGCTATGTGCTGGAGATGTTCCCCTATCCCAGCGGGCGCATCCATATCGGCCACGTGCGCAATTACACGATGGGCGACGTGCTGGCCCGCTACAAGAAGCTGAAGGGCCATGAAGTCCTGCACCCGATGGGCTGGGACGCCTTCGGCATGCCGGCGGAAAACGCCGCGATGGAAAAGGGCGTGCATCCGGGCGGCTGGACGCGCGAGAACATCGCCAACATGAAGGCGCAGCTGAAGCGGCTGGGCTTCGCGCTCGACTGGTCCCGCGAATTCGCCACCTGCGACCCGGAATATTACGGCCACGAGCAGGCGCTGTTCATCGCCCTGTACGAAGCGGGCCTGGTCTATCGCAAGGAGAGCGAGGTCAATTGGGACCCGGTCGACATGACGGTGCTGGCCAACGAGCAGGTGATCGACGGCAAGGGCTGGCGATCGGGCGCGGAAGTGGAAAAGCGCAAGCTGAACCAGTGGTTCCTGAAGATCACCGACTTTGCTGACGATCTGCTCGAAGGTCTCGGCAATCTCGAGGACTGGCCGGACAAGGTGCGGCTGATGCAGGAAAACTGGATCGGCAAGAGCCAAGGCCTCGAATTCAGCTTCGACCTGTCGAACGGCGAGACGCTGCCGGTCTATACCACGCGGCCCGACACGATCTTCGGCGCCAGCTTCGTGGCCGTGGCGGCGGACCATCCGGTTGCGCAGTCACTCGGCAGCGATGCCGCGCGTGACTTCATCGCCCTGTGCAAGCGCGGCGGGACCACGGCGGCAGAGCTGGAGACGGCGGAGAAGCTGGGCTTCGACACCGGCATCACGGCCAGGCACCCATTCACCGAGACGGAGCTGCCGGTCTATATCGCGAACTTCGTGCTGATGGATTACGGCACCGGCGCCATCATGGCCGTGCCGGGCCACGACCAGCGCGACTTCGACTTCGCCACGAAATACGGCCTGCCGATCCCGCGCGTTGTAGCGCCTTCGGTGGAAGAAGCGGCCAAACCGTTCGATGGCGAGGCCGAAGCGGGTGAAGGCGTGCTCGTCAATTCCGACTTCCTCGACGGTATGGAGGTCGAGGCCGCCAAGCGCGAAATCATCGCCCGCATCGAGGAGCAGGGCGCGGGCCAGGGCAAGACCGTGTGGCGCCTGCGCGACTGGGGCGTATCGCGCCAGCGGTATTGGGGCACACCCATCCCCTTCATCCACTGCTCGGATTGCGGCGTGGTGCCTGCGCCGCTGGATAGCCTCCCGATCACCCTGCCCGAGGACGTCGATTTCCAGACGCCGGGCAATCCGCTGCTGCGCCATGCGACATGGAAGCATGTCGACTGCCCCAAATGCGGCGGCAAGGCGGAGCGGGAGACCGACACGCTCGACACTTTCGTCGATTCCAGCTGGTATTTCCTGCGCTTCGCCAGCCAGCCGGCGGACCGCCCCTTCGATCCTGCCGAAGTCGCCAAGTGGCTGCCGGTGGAGCAATATATCGGGGGTATCGAGCACGCGATCCTGCACCTGCTCTACGCCCGTTTCTGGACCCGCGCGCTCGCCCATGTCGGCATGATCGACGTGAAGGAGCCTTTCGCCAGCCTGTTCACGCAGGGAATGGTGACGCATGAGACCTACCAACTTCCAGTCGATGTCGTCGTCGACGGCAAGGTAGTAAAGACTGTGAAAGCATGGCTCGCTCCTGACGAGGTGGAAGCGCGCGACGGAGTTGTCGTCGATAAGGTCGGCAAACGACCTGTCGAAATCGGCCGCGTCATCAAGATGTCCAAGTCGAAAAAGAACGTCGTCGATCCGGACACCATCATCGCGCAATACGGCGCGGACGCGGTTCGCTGGTTCATGCTCAGCGACAGCCCGCCCGAGCGCGACCTGCCCTGGTCGGAAGCCGGCATCGAGGGCTGTTCGCGCTTCGTGAACCGGCTGTGGCGCCTATTCGGCCAGTTCGAGGCGGAAGCCACCGGCGAGGACAAGCCGCTTGCCCGCAAGACGCACCAGACCATCGCCGCCGTAGCCGAGGATATCGAGGCGCTGGCCTTCAACAAGGCCGTCGCCCGCCTCTATGAACTGGCCAGCGCGACCGAGAAGGCTGCGCCCTCGGCCAGCCGCAGCGAGGCGATCCGCGCCATGCTGGTAATGGCCAGCCCGATGATGCCGCATCTTGCCGAGGAGGCGAATGCGGAGTTCTTCGGCGGCGGGGAACTGGTCGCGGCGGGCCATTGGCCGCAGGTGGACGAGAGCCTGCTGGTCGAGGACGAGGTGACCATCGCCGTCCAGCACATGGGCAAGCTGCGCGACACGGTAACCGCACCCAAGGGCGCCTCCAAGGAAGACCTCGAAGCGCTTGCGCTCGCCAGCGAGAAGGTCCAGCGTTCCATCGATGGCGCGGAAATTCGCAAGGTGATCGTGGTGCCCGACAGGCTGGTAAACATCGTCGCATGA
- a CDS encoding DUF3576 domain-containing protein, with translation MALRTTNRFRLISRRAARALLLAGGAAALAACGGGGERPEADLAASQVTSIGVNSYLWRASLDTLSFMPLLQADSAGGVIVTDWYTNPSNPNERVKITVSILDQDLRADALRVAASREVMQNGSWVSAPVQAATVQKLEDIILTKARDLRRSAVS, from the coding sequence ATGGCACTGCGCACCACCAATCGTTTCCGTCTCATCTCCCGCCGCGCGGCACGCGCCCTGCTGCTGGCAGGCGGCGCGGCTGCCCTTGCCGCATGTGGCGGCGGCGGCGAACGTCCGGAAGCGGACCTTGCGGCATCGCAGGTCACCTCCATCGGGGTGAATTCCTACCTCTGGCGCGCCAGCCTGGACACGCTCAGCTTCATGCCGCTGCTGCAGGCAGACAGCGCGGGCGGCGTGATCGTGACGGACTGGTACACCAACCCCAGCAACCCGAACGAGCGGGTGAAGATCACCGTTTCCATCCTGGACCAGGACCTGCGCGCCGATGCGCTGCGCGTCGCCGCCAGCCGCGAAGTGATGCAGAACGGTTCGTGGGTTTCGGCCCCGGTCCAGGCTGCCACGGTGCAGAAGCTGGAAGACATCATCCTGACCAAGGCACGCGACCTGCGGCGCTCCGCCGTCAGCTAA